A single Chanos chanos chromosome 8, fChaCha1.1, whole genome shotgun sequence DNA region contains:
- the ckma gene encoding creatine kinase, muscle a isoform X2, with the protein MPVRVRTGRSIKGYSLPPHNSRGERRAVEKLSVEALNSLDGEFKGKYYPLKSMTDAEQEQLIADHFLFDKPVSPLLLAAGMARDWPDARGIWHNDNKTFLVWVNEEDHLRVISMQKGGNMKEVFKRFCVGLQKIEEIFKKHNHGFMWNEHLGYILTCPSNLGTGLRGGVHVKLPKLSQHPKFEEILTRLRLQKRGTGGVDTASVGGVFDISNSDRLGSSEVDQVQCVVDGVKLMVEMEKKLEKGESIDSMIPAQK; encoded by the exons ATGCCTGT CCGTGTGCGTACTGGCCGCAGCATCAAGGGATACTCCCTGCCCCCCCACAACAGCCGTGGAGAGCGCAGAGCTGTCGAGAAGCTGTCCGTTGAGG CTCTGAACAGCCTGGATGGTGAGTTCAAGGGAAAGTACTACCCCCTCAAGTCCATGACTGATGCCGAGCAGGAGCAGCTGATTGCTGACCACTTCCTGTTTGACAAGCCCGTTTCCCCCCTGCTGCTGGCTGCTGGTATGGCCCGTGACTGGCCTGACGCCAGGGGCATCTG GCACAACGACAACAAGACCTTCCTGGTCTGGGTGAACGAGGAGGATCACCTGCGTGTCATCTCCATGCAGAAGGGTGGCAACATGAAGGAGGTCTTCAAGAGGTTCTGCGTTGGTCTGCAGAAG ATTGAGGAGATCTTTAAGAAACACAACCACGGCTTCATGTGGAACGAGCATCTGGGTTACATCCTGACCTGCCCCTCTAACCTGGGCACCGGCCTGCGTGGTGGTGTGCACGTCAAACTGCCCAAGCTGAGCCAGCACCCCAAATTCGAGGAGATCCTGACCAGACTGCGTCTGCAGAAGCGtggcacag GTGGTGTGGATACCGCCTCTGTGGGTGGAGTCTTTGACATCTCCAACTCTGACCGTCTGGGCTCCTCTGAGGTGGATCAGGTGCAGTGCGTGGTTGATGGTGTGAAGCTGATGGTTGAGATGGAGAAGAAGCTGGAGAAGGGCGAGAGCATCGACAGCATGATCCCAGCCCAGAAgtaa
- the ckma gene encoding creatine kinase, muscle a isoform X1: MPFGNTHNNFKLNYKSEEEFPDLSKHNNHMAKVLTKEMYAKLRDKQTPTGYTLDDVIQTGVDNPGHPFIMTVGCVAGDEESYEVFKDLLDPVISDRHGGYKPTDKHKTDLNWQNLKGGDDLDPNYVLSSRVRTGRSIKGYSLPPHNSRGERRAVEKLSVEALNSLDGEFKGKYYPLKSMTDAEQEQLIADHFLFDKPVSPLLLAAGMARDWPDARGIWHNDNKTFLVWVNEEDHLRVISMQKGGNMKEVFKRFCVGLQKIEEIFKKHNHGFMWNEHLGYILTCPSNLGTGLRGGVHVKLPKLSQHPKFEEILTRLRLQKRGTGGVDTASVGGVFDISNSDRLGSSEVDQVQCVVDGVKLMVEMEKKLEKGESIDSMIPAQK, from the exons ATGCCTTTCGGAAACACCCACAACAACTTCAAGCTGAACTACAAGTCTGAGGAGGAGTTTCCTGACCTCAGCAAGCACAACAACCACATGGCCAAGGTGCTGACCAAGGAAATGTATGCCAAGCTGAGGGACAAGCAGACCCCCACTGGTTATACCCTGGATGACGTCATCCAGACTGGTGTGGACAACCCTG GTCACCCCTTCATCATGACTGTGGGCTGTGTCGCTGGTGATGAGGAGTCCTATGAGGTCTTCAAGGATTTGTTAGACCCAGTCATCTCAGACCGTCATGGTGGATACAAGCCCACTGACAAGCACAAGACTGACCTGAACTGGCAGAACCTGAAG GGTGGTGATGACCTGGACCCTAACTACGTTCTTAGCAGCCGTGTGCGTACTGGCCGCAGCATCAAGGGATACTCCCTGCCCCCCCACAACAGCCGTGGAGAGCGCAGAGCTGTCGAGAAGCTGTCCGTTGAGG CTCTGAACAGCCTGGATGGTGAGTTCAAGGGAAAGTACTACCCCCTCAAGTCCATGACTGATGCCGAGCAGGAGCAGCTGATTGCTGACCACTTCCTGTTTGACAAGCCCGTTTCCCCCCTGCTGCTGGCTGCTGGTATGGCCCGTGACTGGCCTGACGCCAGGGGCATCTG GCACAACGACAACAAGACCTTCCTGGTCTGGGTGAACGAGGAGGATCACCTGCGTGTCATCTCCATGCAGAAGGGTGGCAACATGAAGGAGGTCTTCAAGAGGTTCTGCGTTGGTCTGCAGAAG ATTGAGGAGATCTTTAAGAAACACAACCACGGCTTCATGTGGAACGAGCATCTGGGTTACATCCTGACCTGCCCCTCTAACCTGGGCACCGGCCTGCGTGGTGGTGTGCACGTCAAACTGCCCAAGCTGAGCCAGCACCCCAAATTCGAGGAGATCCTGACCAGACTGCGTCTGCAGAAGCGtggcacag GTGGTGTGGATACCGCCTCTGTGGGTGGAGTCTTTGACATCTCCAACTCTGACCGTCTGGGCTCCTCTGAGGTGGATCAGGTGCAGTGCGTGGTTGATGGTGTGAAGCTGATGGTTGAGATGGAGAAGAAGCTGGAGAAGGGCGAGAGCATCGACAGCATGATCCCAGCCCAGAAgtaa